The following coding sequences lie in one Eubacterium ventriosum genomic window:
- the argJ gene encoding bifunctional ornithine acetyltransferase/N-acetylglutamate synthase: MKKIKGGVTAPKGFAAMGLKAGIKKDKKDMAMIYSSIPCVAAGTFTTNQVKAAPVIWDRDTIYTSDYVHAVVCNSGVANACTGKIGMDYCEQMAEATAKALDIEKRQVLVASTGVIGAQLPMDKITKGIQLLAPTLDESLDGGHLAAEAIMTTDTIPKEIAFEFEIGGKTCTIGGMCKGSGMIHPNMCTMLGFIMTDVKISKSMLYEALSGDIKDTFNMISVDGDTSTNDTVLLLANGLADNPEITEKNEDYYKFVEALHAVNEFLAKKIAGDGEGATALFEVKIVNAESKEQAVTLAKSIVTSSLTKAAIYGHDANWGRILCAMGYSTAKFDPEKVDIYFESKAGKLKIVENGMATDYSEAKATKILSENEVTAIADVKMGDCTATAWGCDLTHEYVSINADYRS, translated from the coding sequence ATGAAAAAAATCAAAGGTGGCGTTACAGCTCCAAAAGGCTTTGCAGCCATGGGCTTAAAAGCCGGAATTAAAAAAGACAAAAAAGATATGGCAATGATATATAGCAGCATACCATGTGTTGCCGCAGGAACATTTACAACAAATCAGGTAAAAGCAGCCCCTGTAATCTGGGACAGAGATACAATTTACACATCAGATTATGTTCATGCAGTAGTATGTAACAGTGGTGTAGCCAACGCATGTACAGGCAAAATAGGAATGGATTACTGCGAACAAATGGCAGAAGCAACAGCTAAAGCATTAGATATAGAAAAAAGACAGGTACTTGTAGCTTCAACAGGTGTTATTGGAGCCCAGCTTCCAATGGACAAAATAACAAAAGGAATCCAGTTACTTGCACCAACATTAGACGAAAGTTTAGATGGTGGTCATTTGGCAGCAGAAGCCATTATGACAACAGATACAATTCCAAAGGAAATAGCTTTTGAATTTGAAATTGGCGGAAAAACATGCACAATCGGAGGAATGTGCAAAGGTTCAGGAATGATTCATCCTAATATGTGTACAATGTTAGGTTTTATAATGACTGACGTAAAAATTTCAAAGTCAATGTTATACGAAGCATTAAGTGGTGACATTAAAGATACATTTAATATGATTTCAGTAGATGGTGACACATCAACTAATGATACAGTATTGTTATTAGCTAATGGTTTGGCAGACAACCCTGAAATTACAGAGAAAAATGAAGATTATTATAAATTCGTAGAGGCACTTCACGCAGTAAATGAATTTTTAGCTAAGAAAATAGCAGGAGACGGAGAAGGTGCAACAGCTTTATTTGAAGTAAAAATCGTAAATGCAGAAAGCAAAGAACAGGCAGTAACACTTGCCAAATCAATTGTAACATCAAGCCTTACAAAAGCGGCAATCTACGGACACGATGCTAACTGGGGAAGAATCCTTTGTGCAATGGGATATTCAACAGCCAAGTTTGATCCTGAAAAAGTAGATATTTATTTTGAAAGCAAAGCAGGCAAACTTAAAATAGTAGAAAACGGAATGGCTACAGACTACAGCGAAGCAAAGGCAACAAAGATTTTGTCAGAAAATGAAGTAACAGCCATTGCAGACGTAAAAATGGGTGATTGTACAGCAACAGCGTGGGGCTGTGATTTGACACATGAATACGTAAGCATTAACGCAGACTACAGAAGCTAA
- the argC gene encoding N-acetyl-gamma-glutamyl-phosphate reductase: MIKVGIIGSTGYAGAEIVRLIQQHKEAEVVWFGSRSYVDEKYADVFKNMFQIVDAKCMDDNMEELADAVDVIFTATPQGLCGSLVNEEILKKVKIIDLSADFRIKDVATYEKWYGIKHQSPQFIEEAVYGLCEVNRDKIKDARLIANPGCFPTCSFLSIYPMVKEGLVDPKSIIIDAKSGTSGAGRGAKVNNLFCEVNENCKAYGVATHRHTPEIEEQLSYAAGEEVMINFTPHLIPMQRGILATSYATLKKTMTYEEVKAVYDKYYKDEYFVRVLENSTPPETRWVEGSNFVDVSFKVDERTGRIIMMGAMDNLVKGAAGQAVQNMNIMFGLPENEGLQQVPMFP, encoded by the coding sequence ATGATTAAAGTTGGTATTATAGGCTCAACTGGTTATGCAGGAGCAGAAATAGTAAGATTAATACAGCAGCATAAAGAGGCAGAAGTAGTCTGGTTTGGTTCAAGAAGCTACGTTGATGAAAAATATGCAGATGTATTTAAAAATATGTTTCAGATAGTAGATGCAAAATGCATGGATGACAATATGGAAGAATTAGCTGACGCAGTAGATGTAATATTTACAGCAACACCACAGGGATTATGTGGCTCATTAGTTAATGAAGAAATTCTTAAAAAAGTAAAAATAATAGATTTGAGTGCAGACTTTAGAATAAAAGATGTTGCTACATATGAAAAGTGGTATGGAATCAAACACCAGAGCCCACAGTTTATAGAAGAAGCAGTATATGGATTATGCGAAGTAAACAGAGACAAAATAAAAGATGCAAGATTAATAGCAAATCCGGGATGCTTCCCAACATGTAGCTTCTTATCAATATATCCAATGGTAAAAGAAGGATTGGTAGATCCAAAATCAATAATAATAGATGCTAAGTCAGGAACATCAGGAGCAGGACGTGGAGCAAAAGTAAACAACTTATTCTGTGAGGTAAACGAAAACTGCAAAGCATACGGTGTTGCAACACACAGACATACACCTGAAATCGAAGAACAGTTAAGCTATGCAGCAGGTGAAGAAGTAATGATAAACTTTACACCACACTTAATACCAATGCAGAGAGGAATCCTTGCAACATCATATGCCACATTAAAGAAAACAATGACATATGAAGAAGTAAAAGCAGTATACGACAAATACTACAAAGACGAATACTTTGTAAGAGTACTCGAAAATAGCACACCACCTGAAACAAGATGGGTAGAAGGAAGCAACTTTGTGGACGTAAGCTTCAAAGTAGACGAAAGAACAGGAAGAATAATAATGATGGGAGCTATGGACAACCTGGTAAAAGGAGCAGCAGGCCAGGCAGTGCAAAACATGAACATAATGTTTGGATTACCGGAAAACGAAGGCTTACAACAAGTACCAATGTTCCCATAA
- a CDS encoding argininosuccinate synthase, translated as MAKEKVILAYSGGLDTTAIIPWLKENYDYDVVCCCVDCGQGNELDGLEERAKYSGAAKLYIEDITDEFCDDYIIPCVQAGAVYENKYLLGTSMARPGIAKKLVEIARKEGAVAICHGATGKGNDQIRFELSIKALAPDIKIIAPWRDSKWKLQSREDEIEYCKQHGIDLPFGTDQSYSRDRNLWHISHEGLELEDPANEPNYDHLLVLGVSPEKAPDEPEYVTMTFEKGVPTSVNGKKMKVSDIIRELNRLGGKHGIGIIDIVENRVVGMKSRGVYETPGGTILMEAHKQLEELVLDRATMETKKDMGNKLSQIVYEGKWFTPLCEAVCAFVKSTQEYVTGEVKFKLYKGNIIKAGTTSPYSLYSESLASFTTGELYDHHDADGFITLFGLPLKVRAMKMLELEKNKTNQE; from the coding sequence ATGGCAAAGGAAAAAGTTATTCTTGCTTACTCAGGCGGACTTGATACTACTGCTATCATCCCTTGGTTAAAGGAAAATTATGATTATGATGTAGTCTGCTGTTGCGTGGACTGTGGACAGGGAAATGAATTAGACGGACTTGAGGAAAGAGCTAAGTATTCAGGTGCTGCTAAATTATATATAGAAGATATTACTGATGAATTTTGTGATGATTACATCATTCCATGTGTTCAGGCAGGTGCTGTATATGAAAACAAATATCTTTTAGGTACTTCTATGGCTCGTCCTGGAATTGCTAAGAAGTTAGTTGAAATTGCAAGAAAAGAAGGTGCTGTTGCCATTTGTCATGGTGCTACAGGAAAAGGTAACGACCAGATTCGTTTCGAACTTTCTATTAAAGCTCTTGCTCCTGATATTAAGATTATCGCTCCTTGGAGAGACAGTAAGTGGAAATTACAGTCACGTGAAGATGAAATCGAATATTGCAAGCAGCATGGTATTGATCTTCCTTTTGGAACTGATCAGAGCTACAGCCGTGACCGTAACCTTTGGCACATTAGCCATGAAGGTCTTGAACTTGAAGATCCAGCTAATGAACCAAACTACGACCACCTTTTAGTTTTAGGAGTTTCTCCAGAAAAAGCTCCTGATGAACCTGAATATGTTACAATGACATTTGAAAAAGGTGTTCCAACATCAGTTAACGGAAAGAAGATGAAAGTTTCAGATATTATCCGTGAATTAAACAGACTTGGTGGAAAACATGGCATCGGTATTATTGATATTGTTGAAAACCGTGTTGTTGGTATGAAATCACGTGGTGTTTATGAAACTCCGGGTGGAACAATTCTTATGGAAGCTCACAAGCAGCTTGAAGAATTAGTTCTTGACAGAGCTACAATGGAAACTAAGAAGGATATGGGTAACAAGTTATCACAGATAGTTTACGAAGGAAAATGGTTCACTCCTCTTTGTGAAGCAGTTTGCGCTTTCGTTAAATCAACACAGGAATATGTTACTGGTGAAGTTAAATTCAAACTTTACAAAGGAAACATTATCAAGGCAGGAACAACTTCTCCATATTCATTATATAGCGAAAGTCTTGCATCATTTACAACTGGCGAATTATATGATCACCATGATGCTGACGGATTCATTACATTATTCGGCTTACCACTTAAGGTTAGAGCAATGAAGATGTTAGAATTAGAAAAAAATAAAACAAATCAGGAATAA
- a CDS encoding GtrA family protein, translated as MKDSIIKFRSFLLAHIKNPSLQTLIKGLISYEMLTYVFFGIGTAIVDYLVFTFFNAGKVSALIANIISTFCAIIFSYVTNKRWVFKSKTSGFMEVLHEFLRFARARIATLIMSEVIIFASVAIYGNNQKVNQISKLISMVLTVILNYIISKLFIFNDRKELINENK; from the coding sequence ATGAAAGATTCAATTATAAAATTTAGAAGTTTTTTGTTAGCACATATTAAGAATCCAAGTTTGCAAACACTTATTAAAGGCTTAATAAGTTACGAAATGCTTACTTATGTTTTTTTCGGCATTGGTACTGCCATTGTTGACTACCTTGTATTTACTTTTTTTAATGCAGGTAAGGTCAGTGCCCTTATTGCCAATATTATTTCAACATTTTGTGCTATCATTTTTTCTTATGTCACAAATAAGCGATGGGTGTTCAAAAGTAAGACCAGCGGTTTTATGGAAGTTCTACATGAGTTTTTGCGCTTTGCCAGAGCCCGTATAGCTACTTTAATAATGAGCGAAGTTATTATTTTTGCTTCAGTTGCTATTTATGGAAATAACCAAAAAGTTAACCAGATTTCAAAACTTATTTCTATGGTTCTTACGGTTATTTTAAATTATATTATCAGTAAATTATTTATTTTCAATGATAGAAAGGAGCTTATTAATGAAAACAAATAG
- a CDS encoding YfhO family protein encodes MKTNSKKFSIKDWFEKNKLYILAFVLPILSMLIVYYFKDIFPFGDQMYLRSDCYHQYTPYLEILQQKLKDGGSLFYTWEIGAGMNFMAVAAYYLTSPLNLLAIIWPGYMADMVSFFIVLKMGLAGFSVCYYLTKRFGQKNISSVVFGMAYALSAYFAAFSWNIMWLDCMWLLPFIVLGLEKLVNEKKCKMYCISLALAIFSNYYIGLMICIFSIIYFVYLFCIVEFDETVEKTKARLLILKDYAIYSILGGALAACVILPEYFSLLTTKSADSSFPTTLEETVSMLYMIFRSLICVPVADLKYYPEPNIYCSVAIFILIPLFWMCKKINVKERIGKTVIALIMLLSFGLNIPAYIWHGFHFPNSLPCRQSFLYIFLILTMCYEAFLYIREYEPKHIAWATGGSVALVFLLDQLFKDASIFSDLEIETSIVKIIYFSLLFIVVYACLIVWYKKAPKLKPFLSYLMVLIVFCELTLNMNVTGIPSTSGRKGYYEATKAYDQLNNITKKDADSQNVKYYRTESAVHTTRNDGARFNYNSISTFSSVLSANIQDYFDSMGLQTSYNACSYYGHTPLTASLFSIKYEYSTGEPSLPNNVSLLNSASYNLESGGNSTVYAYEYNNTLPLGFLINSSSIAKMNSEAGDPFTMQNNFVTSAVNGGQMIFHRLKTDGTNSITAQYNLEENDTANKNGTKVYDVYFYCETSAETLTATVSNGSIQDKSFVSSSVTTSTSKTFNSANQNYICHLGNVPEGATISISASDNTAISAMYAYAFDETAWEYDYNLLNANPYQVTSFSDTKIEGTLTTDKGNLLYTSIPYDKGWSVYVDGQKANTTAICKGALTGVMVTAGTHQITFKYTPRGFFQGIIISIISLLILLGLIFKDRILELITGKKKGSKVPSKKPQVQKAVANEEPKVSK; translated from the coding sequence ATGAAAACAAATAGTAAAAAGTTTTCTATTAAGGATTGGTTTGAAAAAAATAAGTTATATATACTTGCTTTTGTATTGCCTATTTTATCTATGTTAATAGTCTACTATTTTAAGGATATTTTCCCATTTGGTGACCAAATGTATCTTCGAAGTGACTGTTATCATCAGTACACACCTTATTTAGAAATACTTCAACAGAAACTTAAAGACGGGGGAAGCCTTTTTTATACTTGGGAAATCGGCGCCGGTATGAACTTTATGGCGGTTGCCGCTTATTATCTTACAAGTCCCCTTAACCTACTTGCCATTATCTGGCCGGGTTATATGGCTGATATGGTAAGCTTTTTCATCGTATTAAAGATGGGACTTGCCGGATTTTCAGTATGCTACTATCTTACAAAACGTTTTGGTCAGAAAAATATTTCTTCCGTAGTTTTCGGTATGGCATACGCTTTATCAGCTTATTTTGCAGCATTTAGCTGGAACATTATGTGGCTTGACTGTATGTGGTTACTTCCATTTATTGTTCTTGGTCTTGAAAAATTAGTTAACGAAAAGAAATGCAAAATGTACTGCATTTCACTTGCACTTGCAATTTTCTCTAACTATTACATTGGCTTAATGATTTGCATTTTCAGCATTATTTATTTTGTTTACTTATTCTGCATTGTTGAATTTGATGAAACTGTTGAAAAAACTAAAGCAAGACTTCTTATTTTAAAAGACTATGCAATTTACTCAATACTTGGCGGTGCTCTTGCAGCATGCGTTATCTTACCAGAGTATTTTTCATTGTTAACTACTAAGTCTGCTGATTCAAGTTTCCCAACAACTTTGGAAGAAACTGTTTCAATGCTTTATATGATTTTCAGATCATTAATATGTGTTCCTGTTGCAGATTTAAAATATTATCCTGAACCTAATATTTATTGTTCAGTAGCTATTTTTATACTTATTCCATTATTCTGGATGTGTAAAAAAATTAATGTTAAAGAAAGAATTGGCAAAACCGTTATTGCCTTGATTATGCTTTTAAGCTTTGGTCTTAACATCCCTGCATATATCTGGCACGGATTCCATTTTCCTAACAGCTTGCCTTGTAGACAGTCTTTCCTTTATATTTTCCTTATTCTTACTATGTGCTATGAGGCATTTCTGTATATTAGGGAATATGAGCCAAAACATATTGCATGGGCTACAGGCGGTTCAGTAGCTTTGGTATTTTTACTTGACCAGTTATTTAAAGACGCTTCCATTTTCAGCGATTTGGAAATTGAGACAAGCATTGTAAAGATTATTTACTTTAGTCTTTTGTTTATAGTTGTATATGCCTGTCTTATTGTCTGGTATAAGAAAGCACCTAAGCTTAAACCTTTCCTTTCATATTTGATGGTTCTGATTGTATTCTGCGAATTAACTTTGAATATGAATGTTACAGGTATTCCAAGTACATCAGGAAGAAAAGGTTACTACGAAGCTACTAAGGCTTACGACCAGTTAAATAATATTACTAAGAAAGATGCAGATTCCCAGAATGTTAAATATTACAGAACTGAATCTGCCGTTCACACTACAAGAAATGATGGTGCCCGTTTTAATTACAATAGTATTTCAACATTTTCATCTGTATTATCTGCTAATATTCAGGATTACTTTGATTCAATGGGATTACAGACTTCATACAATGCATGTTCATACTATGGTCATACACCACTTACAGCATCATTGTTCTCAATAAAATATGAATATTCAACAGGAGAGCCATCTCTCCCTAATAATGTATCATTGCTTAACAGCGCTTCTTACAATTTAGAAAGTGGTGGAAATTCAACTGTTTATGCATATGAATATAATAACACATTACCATTAGGCTTCTTAATTAATTCAAGTTCAATTGCAAAGATGAACTCTGAAGCCGGTGATCCATTTACAATGCAGAATAACTTTGTAACTTCTGCAGTAAACGGCGGACAGATGATTTTCCATAGATTAAAGACAGACGGTACTAATTCAATTACTGCTCAGTATAATCTTGAAGAAAATGATACAGCTAATAAGAACGGCACAAAAGTTTATGATGTATACTTCTACTGCGAAACATCTGCTGAAACTTTAACTGCTACTGTTTCTAACGGAAGCATTCAGGACAAGTCTTTTGTTTCAAGTAGTGTTACAACTTCTACTTCAAAAACTTTTAATTCTGCTAACCAGAATTATATTTGTCATCTTGGAAATGTTCCTGAAGGTGCAACAATTAGCATTTCCGCAAGTGATAACACAGCCATATCAGCCATGTACGCTTATGCATTTGATGAAACTGCCTGGGAATATGACTACAATCTTTTAAATGCTAATCCTTATCAGGTAACATCATTTAGCGATACAAAGATTGAAGGAACACTTACAACAGACAAGGGCAATTTGTTATACACTTCAATTCCTTATGACAAAGGTTGGTCTGTATATGTTGACGGACAGAAAGCTAATACAACAGCTATATGCAAGGGTGCTCTTACAGGTGTAATGGTTACTGCCGGAACACACCAGATTACATTTAAATATACTCCTAGAGGATTCTTCCAGGGAATTATAATTTCAATAATTTCACTTTTAATTCTGTTGGGATTAATATTTAAAGACCGCATATTAGAATTAATCACAGGAAAAAAGAAAGGCTCAAAAGTACCTTCAAAAAAACCACAGGTTCAAAAAGCTGTGGCAAATGAAGAGCCAAAAGTTTCAAAATAA
- a CDS encoding Cof-type HAD-IIB family hydrolase: MINFVVSDLETALVPNGEKMVQEETIELIMELKEKGVYFAVATGRNYDAVYPMFGKAKDHIVYICNDGGSVIYRDKVISKTPLDRLVCLEVANELEKNRDYKLLFSGERNAVVTTRDIDFINYLRTMGIEPEKEKDTKSMKGEINKITIFAKKGFDQTSYEYFYKKFSKNANVAISNPEQLYLTAKYVTKGNAIQVLQHVFNSSEEDTVVFGGGYNDIEMFGHAYFSYAMQWADSEVRRSAKHIAENVNTILEDIIRM, from the coding sequence ATGATTAATTTTGTAGTTAGTGATTTAGAAACAGCATTAGTTCCTAACGGGGAAAAGATGGTTCAGGAAGAAACCATTGAATTGATAATGGAATTAAAGGAAAAAGGCGTCTATTTTGCTGTGGCAACAGGACGTAATTATGACGCAGTATATCCTATGTTTGGAAAAGCAAAGGACCACATTGTGTACATATGTAATGATGGCGGATCAGTTATATATCGTGATAAAGTTATAAGTAAGACTCCATTGGACAGACTTGTGTGTCTTGAAGTGGCAAATGAACTGGAAAAGAACAGGGATTATAAGTTATTATTTTCAGGTGAGAGAAATGCAGTTGTAACAACAAGAGATATTGATTTTATTAATTATTTGAGAACAATGGGAATTGAACCTGAAAAGGAAAAAGATACAAAGTCAATGAAGGGTGAAATTAACAAGATTACTATTTTTGCAAAGAAAGGCTTTGACCAGACTTCATATGAGTATTTCTATAAGAAATTCTCAAAGAATGCAAATGTGGCAATTTCCAACCCTGAACAGCTATATCTTACAGCAAAGTATGTAACAAAAGGTAATGCCATTCAGGTTTTACAGCATGTGTTTAATTCATCAGAAGAAGATACAGTCGTTTTTGGCGGCGGATACAATGACATTGAAATGTTTGGCCATGCATATTTTAGTTATGCAATGCAGTGGGCAGACAGTGAGGTAAGACGTTCAGCTAAACACATAGCAGAGAATGTTAATACGATTTTGGAAGATATAATACGAATGTAA
- a CDS encoding Ig-like domain-containing protein, with translation MKKGLIRKILAVILIIALVTGLENYAGIVDTTVKAADAFETSINGFPASYKTYLRKLHNKYPNWKFVPDNTGVDFFTAVENEASHNRSLIENAYSKYLKSNLAGDYNASTGKYIAKDGASWVSASKNCVAYFMDPRNFLDENHIYMFEQLAYDSSSQTQAGVEAILQGSFMYKNNIGYIDTAGKYQTTNTLYSAQIMTAAKNAKVSAYHIASKILQEIGSKANSKYAGMGASGSVTGTYSKTYTGIYNFYNIGATSSANPIANGLKWAKSGSTYQRPWNTPEKSILGGAQYLGEKYINAGQNTMYLQRFNVKSNGTYSIYTHQYMTNISGAASEAASTADAYQSLGIAAHAKTFVIPVFNNMPSESNTITLGIRGNKKGVANSDVNIRKGPATSYDAVVVLPKNQAVTVTEVSNTDIEYGVRWLSNPYWYKVSFVKDGKKYTGYVSAAYVNLKGEYTIAKAGTLKLPTTLKTSERVYYLSDNPAIAKVDDAGNVKGIGAGTVTIHGFTAAGKSSVSTIKVLAKSIHATGIKLNKTTLNLKNGTKEKLKATVTPNNTTDGNVTWKSSNKKIAKVTSRGNVYAKSVGECTVTATTANGKKVTCKVKVVPGTATIKATNNGYNSIKLTWNKLGDVTGYWIYRKTSGSKYKTIAKVSGTTVSYKDKNLVTGKKYYYKIKGYKKVGKTTYKGSKSKASKAYPKPAKVKITSIKSTAKGAKLYWKKVAGASGYVIYRSESKTGKYTKIKEIKKQTKISYNNTGLLKGKTYYYKVMAYRNMSGIYVYGKYSTVKQIRK, from the coding sequence TTGAAGAAAGGACTAATACGGAAAATACTTGCAGTAATATTAATTATTGCATTGGTTACAGGTTTGGAAAATTATGCAGGAATAGTGGATACAACAGTTAAGGCAGCAGACGCTTTTGAGACAAGCATTAATGGTTTTCCAGCTAGTTATAAAACATATTTAAGAAAACTTCATAATAAATACCCTAACTGGAAGTTTGTACCGGATAACACAGGCGTGGATTTTTTTACAGCCGTTGAAAATGAGGCAAGTCATAACAGAAGCCTTATAGAGAATGCGTATAGTAAGTATTTAAAGTCAAATCTGGCTGGAGATTATAATGCATCTACAGGTAAGTACATAGCAAAAGATGGAGCTTCATGGGTTAGTGCATCAAAGAATTGTGTGGCATATTTTATGGATCCAAGAAACTTTTTGGATGAAAACCACATATATATGTTTGAACAGTTGGCATATGACAGTTCATCTCAGACACAGGCAGGTGTTGAAGCAATACTTCAGGGTTCGTTTATGTATAAAAACAATATAGGATACATTGATACGGCTGGAAAGTATCAGACAACTAATACTTTGTATTCAGCACAGATTATGACTGCTGCAAAGAATGCAAAGGTAAGTGCGTACCATATTGCCTCAAAAATTTTGCAGGAAATTGGTTCTAAAGCTAATTCAAAATACGCAGGAATGGGTGCCAGCGGAAGTGTTACAGGTACATATTCAAAGACATATACAGGAATTTATAATTTTTATAATATTGGAGCTACATCAAGTGCTAATCCAATTGCCAACGGTTTAAAATGGGCAAAGTCAGGAAGTACTTATCAAAGACCTTGGAACACACCAGAGAAATCTATTTTAGGTGGGGCACAGTATTTAGGTGAAAAGTACATTAACGCAGGACAGAATACTATGTATCTTCAAAGATTTAATGTGAAGAGCAATGGTACATATTCAATTTATACACACCAATATATGACTAACATATCAGGTGCCGCATCAGAAGCAGCGTCAACGGCAGATGCTTACCAAAGCCTTGGAATAGCAGCTCATGCCAAAACATTTGTTATACCTGTATTTAATAATATGCCAAGTGAAAGTAATACAATTACACTTGGAATACGTGGAAACAAAAAAGGTGTGGCAAATAGTGACGTAAATATTAGAAAAGGTCCTGCAACTTCGTATGATGCAGTTGTTGTTTTACCAAAGAATCAGGCAGTTACAGTTACAGAAGTTTCTAATACAGACATTGAATATGGAGTAAGATGGCTAAGTAATCCGTATTGGTACAAAGTTAGTTTTGTGAAAGATGGAAAAAAATACACAGGATATGTTTCGGCAGCATATGTAAACTTAAAAGGTGAATATACTATTGCAAAAGCAGGAACATTGAAGCTTCCTACAACTTTAAAGACATCTGAACGAGTTTATTATTTGTCAGACAACCCGGCAATAGCAAAAGTAGATGATGCAGGAAATGTTAAAGGCATAGGCGCAGGAACTGTAACAATACACGGTTTTACTGCAGCAGGAAAAAGTAGTGTGTCAACAATAAAGGTTTTGGCAAAAAGTATACATGCAACAGGTATAAAACTTAACAAGACAACATTAAATTTAAAAAATGGAACAAAAGAAAAATTAAAGGCTACAGTAACTCCAAATAATACAACAGATGGAAATGTTACATGGAAGTCATCTAACAAAAAAATAGCAAAGGTTACATCAAGAGGAAATGTTTACGCAAAGTCAGTTGGAGAATGTACAGTAACAGCTACAACTGCCAATGGCAAAAAAGTTACATGTAAGGTTAAGGTTGTACCGGGAACAGCTACAATAAAGGCAACAAACAATGGATACAATAGTATTAAACTTACATGGAACAAACTTGGTGATGTAACAGGATATTGGATATATAGAAAAACTTCCGGTTCAAAATATAAGACTATAGCCAAAGTAAGTGGAACTACAGTGTCTTATAAAGATAAAAATCTTGTAACGGGAAAGAAATACTATTATAAAATAAAAGGGTATAAGAAGGTTGGAAAGACAACTTATAAGGGAAGTAAGTCTAAGGCTTCAAAGGCATATCCAAAGCCAGCCAAAGTGAAAATAACATCAATAAAGTCAACTGCAAAAGGTGCAAAACTTTATTGGAAAAAGGTGGCTGGTGCCAGTGGATATGTTATCTACAGAAGTGAAAGCAAAACAGGAAAATATACAAAAATAAAAGAAATAAAAAAACAGACAAAAATTTCTTATAATAATACTGGACTTTTGAAAGGAAAGACGTATTATTATAAAGTAATGGCCTACAGGAATATGTCAGGCATATATGTTTATGGAAAATATTCAACAGTTAAACAAATAAGAAAATAA